A region of Periplaneta americana isolate PAMFEO1 chromosome 16, P.americana_PAMFEO1_priV1, whole genome shotgun sequence DNA encodes the following proteins:
- the LOC138692182 gene encoding zinc finger protein ZFP2-like isoform X2 encodes MMSHYCKKYVGQEDALTSEVKFEEDPVPILSAVLKREPEELNFSVQHVTGMKEEYEDKSQDLTTEIQFVEDPVPISFPMVKHEPEERNFLDHHVTGIKEEYVNQSSDLRSEVKFEEDPVPISFPGVKREPEEEQRDMDTVIEEPKMAVTAEDNEDFIERIAATNQRTVSLELDSLALEENETVREIPKNSSSLEKPVRTREDEKQFELEFSKICSSTTGKLNSHLSNDLGKESFKCDVCAKSFSNSHNLKTHKRLHTEENRFRCDVCGKFYAQLYYLRVHQRVHIASKPFKCDICGKCFSILCYLKAHKRTHIHEKPYKCDVCGKSFSQLSSLRKHARVHTGEKLFKCDVCGKRFSQSGHLKTHERLHTAEKPFKCDVCGKCFSHLGSLRKHARVHIGEKPFKCDVCGKCFSESGNLKAHERVHYGEKPFKCDVCGKGYLHSYSLKVHERQHTDEKVFKCDVCGKGFSMLTKLNSHLRRHTGEKLFKCDVCGKCFTDLSNLRSHKRIHTAEKRFKCDICCQDFTTSGVLKRHLRRHTGERPFECQVCGKCFSDSSVLRNHERLHTGQKPFICDVCGKSFTQLSTLRYHGRQHRGDRLLKCDVRLE; translated from the exons ATGATGTCTCACTACTGCAAGAAATATGTGGGCCAGGAAGATGCCCTCACATCAGAGGTGAAATTTGAGGAAGATCCCGTGCCAATATTATCCGCTGTATTGAAacgtgaacctgag GAACTGAATTTTTCGGTTCAGCATGTGACTGGTATGAAGGAGGAATATGAGGACAAGAGCCAAGATCTCACAACTGAGATACAATTTGTGGAAGATCCGGTGCCAATTTCGTTTCCTATGGTGAAACatgaacctgag gaacggaattTCTTGGATCATCATGTGACTGGCATAAAAGAGGAATATGTGAACCAGAGCTCTGATCTGAGATCAGAGGTAAAATTTGAGGAAGATCCAGTGCCAATTTCGTTCCCTGGGGTGAAACGAGAACCAGAG GAAGAGCAAAGAGACATGGACACAGTGATTGAGGAGCCAAAGATGGCAGTAACGGCAGAGGACAACGAGGATTTCATTGAAAG GATTGCAGCTACCAATCAGAGGACTGTATCATTAGAATTGGACAGTCTTGCTCTTGAAGAGAACGAGACTGTGCGCGAGATTCCCAAGAATTCAAGTTCCTTGGAAAAGCCTGTGCGGACTCGTGAAGATGAGAAACAATTCGAATTAGAAttctctaaaatatgttcctcGACTACGGGAAAACTGAACAGTCATTTATCCAATGACTTAGGCAAGGAAagtttcaaatgcgatgtttgtgcgAAGTCTTTTTCTAACTCTCATAACCTAAAAACTCATAAACGCCTGCACACTGAGGAGAATCGTTTCAGatgtgatgtttgtggcaagTTTTACGCGCAGTTGTATTACCTAAGAGTACATCAACGCGTGCACATTGCCtccaaacctttcaaatgtgatatttgtggtaagtgtttctctaTTTTGTGTTACTTGAAAGCTCATAAACGCACGCACATTCACGAAAAACCTTACAAGTGTGATGTGTGTGGTAAGTCTTTCTCGCAGTTGAGTTCCCTGAGAAAACATGCACGtgtgcacacaggcgagaaacttttcaaatgtgatgtttgtggtaagcgtTTCTCTCAGTCGGGTCACCTAAAAACCCATGAACGTCTGCACACAGCCGAGAAGccgttcaaatgtgatgtttgtggtaagtgtttctcgcatTTGGGTTCTCTGAGAAAGCATGCACGTGTGCACataggcgagaaacctttcaaatgtgatgtttgtgggaagtgtttctcTGAGTCTGGTAACCTAAAAGCCCATGAGCGTGTGCACTATGGGGAGAAGccgttcaaatgtgatgtttgtggtaagggTTACTTGCATTCGTATTCTCTAAAAGTCCATGAACGCCAGCACACTGACGAAAAagttttcaaatgtgatgtttgtggtaaaggTTTCTCGATGTTGACTAAACTAAATAGCCATCTGCGCAGGCACACAGGCGAAAAACTTTTCAAATGTgacgtttgtggtaagtgtttcacgGATTTGTCTAACCTAAGAAGCCATAAACGGATACACACAGCCGAGAAACGTTTCAAATGTGACATTTGTTGTCAGGATTTCACGACATCCGGTGTCCTAAAAAGACATCTGCGCCGACACACAGGCGAGAGACCTTTCGAATGTCAAGTTTGTGGTAAATGCTTCTCAGATTCGAGTGTCCTTAGAAACCATGAACGCCTGCACACAGGTCAGAAACCTTTCATATGTGACGTTTGTGGTAAAAGTTTCACCCAGTTGAGTACCCTAAGATACCATGGACGCCAGCACAGAGGCGACAGACTTTTGAAATGCGATGTTCGTTTAGAATGA
- the LOC138692182 gene encoding zinc finger protein ZFP2-like isoform X3 — MMSYYSKDYVGQGHALTSEVKFEEDPVPILSAVLKREPEELNFSVQHVTGMKEEYEDKSQDLTTEIQFVEDPVPISFPMVKHEPEERNFLDHHVTGIKEEYVNQSSDLRSEVKFEEDPVPISFPGVKREPEEEQRDMDTVIEEPKMAVTAEDNEDFIERIAATNQRTVSLELDSLALEENETVREIPKNSSSLEKPVRTREDEKQFELEFSKICSSTTGKLNSHLSNDLGKESFKCDVCAKSFSNSHNLKTHKRLHTEENRFRCDVCGKFYAQLYYLRVHQRVHIASKPFKCDICGKCFSILCYLKAHKRTHIHEKPYKCDVCGKSFSQLSSLRKHARVHTGEKLFKCDVCGKRFSQSGHLKTHERLHTAEKPFKCDVCGKCFSHLGSLRKHARVHIGEKPFKCDVCGKCFSESGNLKAHERVHYGEKPFKCDVCGKGYLHSYSLKVHERQHTDEKVFKCDVCGKGFSMLTKLNSHLRRHTGEKLFKCDVCGKCFTDLSNLRSHKRIHTAEKRFKCDICCQDFTTSGVLKRHLRRHTGERPFECQVCGKCFSDSSVLRNHERLHTGQKPFICDVCGKSFTQLSTLRYHGRQHRGDRLLKCDVRLE, encoded by the exons GAACTGAATTTTTCGGTTCAGCATGTGACTGGTATGAAGGAGGAATATGAGGACAAGAGCCAAGATCTCACAACTGAGATACAATTTGTGGAAGATCCGGTGCCAATTTCGTTTCCTATGGTGAAACatgaacctgag gaacggaattTCTTGGATCATCATGTGACTGGCATAAAAGAGGAATATGTGAACCAGAGCTCTGATCTGAGATCAGAGGTAAAATTTGAGGAAGATCCAGTGCCAATTTCGTTCCCTGGGGTGAAACGAGAACCAGAG GAAGAGCAAAGAGACATGGACACAGTGATTGAGGAGCCAAAGATGGCAGTAACGGCAGAGGACAACGAGGATTTCATTGAAAG GATTGCAGCTACCAATCAGAGGACTGTATCATTAGAATTGGACAGTCTTGCTCTTGAAGAGAACGAGACTGTGCGCGAGATTCCCAAGAATTCAAGTTCCTTGGAAAAGCCTGTGCGGACTCGTGAAGATGAGAAACAATTCGAATTAGAAttctctaaaatatgttcctcGACTACGGGAAAACTGAACAGTCATTTATCCAATGACTTAGGCAAGGAAagtttcaaatgcgatgtttgtgcgAAGTCTTTTTCTAACTCTCATAACCTAAAAACTCATAAACGCCTGCACACTGAGGAGAATCGTTTCAGatgtgatgtttgtggcaagTTTTACGCGCAGTTGTATTACCTAAGAGTACATCAACGCGTGCACATTGCCtccaaacctttcaaatgtgatatttgtggtaagtgtttctctaTTTTGTGTTACTTGAAAGCTCATAAACGCACGCACATTCACGAAAAACCTTACAAGTGTGATGTGTGTGGTAAGTCTTTCTCGCAGTTGAGTTCCCTGAGAAAACATGCACGtgtgcacacaggcgagaaacttttcaaatgtgatgtttgtggtaagcgtTTCTCTCAGTCGGGTCACCTAAAAACCCATGAACGTCTGCACACAGCCGAGAAGccgttcaaatgtgatgtttgtggtaagtgtttctcgcatTTGGGTTCTCTGAGAAAGCATGCACGTGTGCACataggcgagaaacctttcaaatgtgatgtttgtgggaagtgtttctcTGAGTCTGGTAACCTAAAAGCCCATGAGCGTGTGCACTATGGGGAGAAGccgttcaaatgtgatgtttgtggtaagggTTACTTGCATTCGTATTCTCTAAAAGTCCATGAACGCCAGCACACTGACGAAAAagttttcaaatgtgatgtttgtggtaaaggTTTCTCGATGTTGACTAAACTAAATAGCCATCTGCGCAGGCACACAGGCGAAAAACTTTTCAAATGTgacgtttgtggtaagtgtttcacgGATTTGTCTAACCTAAGAAGCCATAAACGGATACACACAGCCGAGAAACGTTTCAAATGTGACATTTGTTGTCAGGATTTCACGACATCCGGTGTCCTAAAAAGACATCTGCGCCGACACACAGGCGAGAGACCTTTCGAATGTCAAGTTTGTGGTAAATGCTTCTCAGATTCGAGTGTCCTTAGAAACCATGAACGCCTGCACACAGGTCAGAAACCTTTCATATGTGACGTTTGTGGTAAAAGTTTCACCCAGTTGAGTACCCTAAGATACCATGGACGCCAGCACAGAGGCGACAGACTTTTGAAATGCGATGTTCGTTTAGAATGA
- the LOC138692182 gene encoding zinc finger protein 431-like isoform X1, with product MMSYYSKDYVGQGHALTSEVKFEEDPVPILSAVLKREPEERNFLDHHVTGIKEEYGNQRSDLRSEVKFEEDPVPISFPRVKREPEERNFLDQHATGIKEEYVNQSPDLVSDVKFEENPVPISFAVVKREPEEEQRDMHTVVEEPKMEVTPEDNEVFAERIAATNDRNVSTDLDSLPLEENETVCDTLKNSFSLRKAVRSREGEKQLELRLPKVCFSTGEKLNCHKSKDVRRKPFKCDVCGKSFSQLYSLRTHIVLHSGLKPFKCDVCGKRFSLMDYLKKHNRTHNGEKPYKCHVCGKCFVSSCGLKSHKRTHTGEKPYKCHVCGECFCQSRNLKNHELLHTGRRPFQCDVCGKCYTLANRLRFHKRLHTGGKPFKCDVCGKSFVEFSKLRHHILLHSGLKPFKCDVCGKTFAEFCKLRRHILLHSGLKPFKCDVCGKSFAQFSNLRSHILRHSGLKPFKCDVCDKSYSHLSSLKNHEYVHTGDKPFKCDDCGKCFPQSRKLKLHEVLHSGEKPFICDVCGKGFSRSDNLKMHKYLHTDEKPFKCDICGKCLSLPTTLKRHQRLHTTEKSFKCDVCGECFSRLRNLKAHKRVHTAEKPFKCDVCCKSFSWLSSLKKHKRVHSGEKPFKCAVCGKCFSQSGNLNVHERLHTQPRNL from the exons gaacggaattTCTTGGATCATCACGTGACTGGCATAAAGGAAGAATATGGGAACCAGAGGTCTGATCTCAGATCAGAGGTAAAATTTGAGGAAGATCCGGTGCCTATTTCGTTCCCTAGGGTCAAACGAGAACCAGAG gaacggaattTCTTGGATCAGCATGCGACTGGTATAAAAGAGGAATATGTGAACCAGAGCCCTGATCTCGTATCAGATGTGAAATTTGAGGAAAATCCGGTGCCAATTTCGTTCGCTGTGGTCAAACGAGAACCAGAG GAAGAGCAAAGAGACATGCACACAGTGGTTGAGGAGCCAAAGATGGAAGTAACACCAGAGGACAACGAGGTTTTCGCCGAAAG GATTGCAGCTACGAATGACAGAAATGTATCAACAGATTTGGACAGTCTTCCACTTGAAGAGAATGAGACTGTGTGTGACACTCTCAAGAATTCATTTTCCTTGCGAAAAGCTGTGCGGAGTCGTGAAGGTGAGAAGCAGTTGGAATTACGACTTCCTAAAGTATGTTTCTCAACTGGGGAAAAACTGAACTGTCACAAGTCCAAGGACGTAAGAaggaaacctttcaaatgtgatgtttgtggtaaaagTTTCTCGCAGTTGTATAGCCTGAGAACCCATATAGTTCTCCATAGTGGCTtgaagcctttcaaatgtgatgtttgtggtaagcgtTTCTCTTTGATGGATTACTTAAAAAAACATAATCGCACGCACAATGGCGAAAAACCTTACAAATGtcatgtttgtggtaagtgtttcgtTTCGTCGTGTGGTTTAAAATCACATAAACGCACtcacactggcgagaaaccttaCAAATGTCATGTTTGTGGTGAATGCTTCTGTCAGTCGCGTAACCTAAAAAACCATGAACTTCTGCACACTGGCAGGAGACCTTTccaatgtgatgtttgtggaaaatgttacacCCTGGCGAATCGTTTACGTTTCCATAAACGGCTCCACACTGGCGGgaaaccttttaaatgtgatgtttgtggtaagagtTTTGTCGAGTTCTCTAAACTGAGACACCACATACTTCTGCATTCTGGGTTgaaaccttttaaatgtgatgtttgtggtaagacTTTTGCCGAGTTCTGTAAACTGAGACGCCACATACTTCTGCATTCTGGGTTgaaaccttttaaatgtgatgtttgtggtaagagtTTTGCCCAGTTCTCTAACCTGAGAAGCCACATACTTCGGCATTCTGGgttgaaacctttcaaatgtgatgtttgtgataAGTCTTACTCTCATTTGTCTTCTCTGAAGAATCATGAATATGTGCACACAGGcgacaaacctttcaaatgtgatgattGCGGTAAATGTTTCCCTCAATCGCGTAAGCTGAAACTACACGAAGTTTTGCactctggcgagaaacctttcatatgtgatgtttgtggtaaaggCTTTTCTCGGTCGGATAACCTAAAAATGCATAAATATCTGCACACGgacgagaaacctttcaaatgtgatatttgtggtaaATGCCTCTCACTGCCGACTACCTTAAAAAGACATCAACGTTTGCACACAACCGAGAaatctttcaaatgtgatgtttgtggtgaaTGCTTCTCTCGGCTGCGTAACCTAAAAGCCCATAAACGTGTGCACACagccgagaaacctttcaaatgtgatgtttgttgtAAGTCTTTCTCGTGGTTGAGTTCTTTAAAAAAACATAAACGTGTGCactctggcgagaaacctttcaaatgtgctGTTTGTGGTAAATGCTTTTCTCAGTCGGGTAACCTGAATGTCCATGAACGTCTGCACACACAGCCGAGAAACCTTTGA
- the LOC138692182 gene encoding zinc finger protein ZFP2-like isoform X4: MKEEYEDKSQDLTTEIQFVEDPVPISFPMVKHEPEERNFLDHHVTGIKEEYVNQSSDLRSEVKFEEDPVPISFPGVKREPEEEQRDMDTVIEEPKMAVTAEDNEDFIERIAATNQRTVSLELDSLALEENETVREIPKNSSSLEKPVRTREDEKQFELEFSKICSSTTGKLNSHLSNDLGKESFKCDVCAKSFSNSHNLKTHKRLHTEENRFRCDVCGKFYAQLYYLRVHQRVHIASKPFKCDICGKCFSILCYLKAHKRTHIHEKPYKCDVCGKSFSQLSSLRKHARVHTGEKLFKCDVCGKRFSQSGHLKTHERLHTAEKPFKCDVCGKCFSHLGSLRKHARVHIGEKPFKCDVCGKCFSESGNLKAHERVHYGEKPFKCDVCGKGYLHSYSLKVHERQHTDEKVFKCDVCGKGFSMLTKLNSHLRRHTGEKLFKCDVCGKCFTDLSNLRSHKRIHTAEKRFKCDICCQDFTTSGVLKRHLRRHTGERPFECQVCGKCFSDSSVLRNHERLHTGQKPFICDVCGKSFTQLSTLRYHGRQHRGDRLLKCDVRLE; this comes from the exons ATGAAGGAGGAATATGAGGACAAGAGCCAAGATCTCACAACTGAGATACAATTTGTGGAAGATCCGGTGCCAATTTCGTTTCCTATGGTGAAACatgaacctgag gaacggaattTCTTGGATCATCATGTGACTGGCATAAAAGAGGAATATGTGAACCAGAGCTCTGATCTGAGATCAGAGGTAAAATTTGAGGAAGATCCAGTGCCAATTTCGTTCCCTGGGGTGAAACGAGAACCAGAG GAAGAGCAAAGAGACATGGACACAGTGATTGAGGAGCCAAAGATGGCAGTAACGGCAGAGGACAACGAGGATTTCATTGAAAG GATTGCAGCTACCAATCAGAGGACTGTATCATTAGAATTGGACAGTCTTGCTCTTGAAGAGAACGAGACTGTGCGCGAGATTCCCAAGAATTCAAGTTCCTTGGAAAAGCCTGTGCGGACTCGTGAAGATGAGAAACAATTCGAATTAGAAttctctaaaatatgttcctcGACTACGGGAAAACTGAACAGTCATTTATCCAATGACTTAGGCAAGGAAagtttcaaatgcgatgtttgtgcgAAGTCTTTTTCTAACTCTCATAACCTAAAAACTCATAAACGCCTGCACACTGAGGAGAATCGTTTCAGatgtgatgtttgtggcaagTTTTACGCGCAGTTGTATTACCTAAGAGTACATCAACGCGTGCACATTGCCtccaaacctttcaaatgtgatatttgtggtaagtgtttctctaTTTTGTGTTACTTGAAAGCTCATAAACGCACGCACATTCACGAAAAACCTTACAAGTGTGATGTGTGTGGTAAGTCTTTCTCGCAGTTGAGTTCCCTGAGAAAACATGCACGtgtgcacacaggcgagaaacttttcaaatgtgatgtttgtggtaagcgtTTCTCTCAGTCGGGTCACCTAAAAACCCATGAACGTCTGCACACAGCCGAGAAGccgttcaaatgtgatgtttgtggtaagtgtttctcgcatTTGGGTTCTCTGAGAAAGCATGCACGTGTGCACataggcgagaaacctttcaaatgtgatgtttgtgggaagtgtttctcTGAGTCTGGTAACCTAAAAGCCCATGAGCGTGTGCACTATGGGGAGAAGccgttcaaatgtgatgtttgtggtaagggTTACTTGCATTCGTATTCTCTAAAAGTCCATGAACGCCAGCACACTGACGAAAAagttttcaaatgtgatgtttgtggtaaaggTTTCTCGATGTTGACTAAACTAAATAGCCATCTGCGCAGGCACACAGGCGAAAAACTTTTCAAATGTgacgtttgtggtaagtgtttcacgGATTTGTCTAACCTAAGAAGCCATAAACGGATACACACAGCCGAGAAACGTTTCAAATGTGACATTTGTTGTCAGGATTTCACGACATCCGGTGTCCTAAAAAGACATCTGCGCCGACACACAGGCGAGAGACCTTTCGAATGTCAAGTTTGTGGTAAATGCTTCTCAGATTCGAGTGTCCTTAGAAACCATGAACGCCTGCACACAGGTCAGAAACCTTTCATATGTGACGTTTGTGGTAAAAGTTTCACCCAGTTGAGTACCCTAAGATACCATGGACGCCAGCACAGAGGCGACAGACTTTTGAAATGCGATGTTCGTTTAGAATGA